From one [Ruminococcus] lactaris ATCC 29176 genomic stretch:
- the tyrS gene encoding tyrosine--tRNA ligase produces the protein MGIYEELQARGLIAQVTDEERIRDLVNNGKATFYIGFDPTADSLHVGHFMALCLMKRLQEAGNKPIALIGGGTGYIGDPSGRSDMRSMMTPEQIQHNCDCFKKQMSRFIDFSEGKALMVNNADWLLDLNYIEVLREIGPHFSVNRMLTAECYKQRMEKGLSFLEFNYMIMQAYDFYELFQNYGCNLEFGGDDQWSNMLAGTELIRRKLGKDASAMTITLLLNSEGKKMGKTQSGAVWLDPEKTSPFDFYQYWRNVGDADVLKCIRMLTFLPLEEIDKMDAWEGAQLNTAKEILAYELTKLVHGEEEAKKAQESARALFSQGNADNMPTTELEEGDFQDGKIDILAVLVKGGQASSRSEARRAVTQGGVSVDGEKITDIATAYVPADFEGEGKIVKKGKKNFRRVIVK, from the coding sequence ATGGGAATTTATGAAGAACTTCAGGCAAGAGGCCTGATCGCACAGGTAACAGATGAGGAGCGTATCCGGGATTTGGTGAACAACGGAAAGGCGACATTTTATATCGGATTTGATCCGACAGCGGACAGTCTTCATGTAGGACACTTTATGGCATTATGTCTGATGAAGCGTCTTCAGGAGGCTGGAAATAAACCGATCGCACTGATCGGAGGAGGTACAGGTTATATTGGAGATCCTTCAGGAAGATCTGATATGAGAAGTATGATGACACCGGAGCAGATCCAGCATAACTGTGACTGCTTTAAGAAGCAGATGAGCCGCTTTATTGATTTTTCAGAGGGAAAAGCACTGATGGTGAATAATGCAGACTGGCTGCTTGATCTGAACTATATTGAAGTGCTCCGGGAGATCGGACCGCATTTCTCAGTCAACAGAATGCTGACCGCAGAGTGTTATAAACAGAGAATGGAAAAAGGACTTAGTTTCCTTGAGTTTAACTACATGATCATGCAGGCATATGATTTCTACGAACTGTTTCAGAATTATGGCTGTAATCTGGAGTTTGGCGGAGATGACCAGTGGAGTAATATGCTGGCAGGTACAGAGCTGATCCGTCGTAAGCTTGGAAAAGATGCAAGTGCAATGACGATCACGCTGCTTCTAAACTCAGAAGGAAAGAAGATGGGAAAGACCCAGTCAGGTGCAGTGTGGCTTGATCCAGAGAAGACTTCTCCGTTTGATTTCTATCAGTACTGGAGAAATGTCGGAGATGCAGATGTACTGAAATGTATCCGCATGCTGACCTTCCTTCCACTGGAAGAGATTGATAAGATGGATGCATGGGAAGGTGCACAGCTTAATACTGCAAAAGAGATTCTTGCATATGAACTGACAAAGCTGGTTCACGGTGAAGAAGAAGCAAAGAAAGCACAGGAAAGTGCAAGAGCATTGTTCAGTCAGGGAAATGCTGATAATATGCCGACAACGGAATTGGAAGAGGGAGATTTTCAGGATGGAAAGATTGATATCCTTGCAGTTCTTGTAAAAGGCGGACAGGCATCATCCAGATCTGAAGCAAGACGTGCTGTGACCCAGGGCGGTGTATCTGTGGATGGAGAGAAGATCACAGACATTGCGACAGCGTATGTTCCGGCTGACTTTGAAGGCGAAGGAAAGATCGTGAAAAAGGGAAAGAAAAATTTCCGCAGAGTGATTGTAAAATAA
- a CDS encoding copper homeostasis protein CutC, with product MKYTLEICTDSVASAAAAQKGGAKRIELCSGLVIGGLSPDPALFKGVRANTDLKIRTLLRPRFGDFCYDEYEFEMLKEEVQMYRELGADGVVIGILRPDGTMNVEQMEELVRISGDMKVTMHRAFDVCKDPYETLEQCVSLGIDTILTSGQKDSAWNGREMLKELEERAKGRIEILAGAGINPGVISKLHEYTGLKAFHMSGKTVKESRMEFRRQGVPMGMPGISEFEIWQTDEEAVREAVKVLKNISGLDKRDEIV from the coding sequence ATGAAATATACTTTGGAAATCTGTACTGACAGTGTAGCATCAGCGGCAGCGGCACAAAAGGGCGGTGCAAAGAGGATTGAGCTTTGTTCCGGACTGGTGATCGGAGGACTGTCACCGGATCCTGCATTATTTAAAGGTGTACGGGCAAATACAGACCTGAAGATCAGGACTCTTCTGCGTCCGAGATTCGGGGATTTCTGTTATGATGAATATGAGTTTGAAATGTTGAAAGAAGAGGTTCAGATGTATCGGGAACTCGGGGCAGACGGAGTTGTGATCGGAATTTTAAGACCGGATGGGACAATGAATGTAGAGCAGATGGAAGAGCTTGTCAGGATTTCAGGAGATATGAAAGTGACGATGCACCGGGCCTTTGATGTGTGTAAAGATCCATATGAAACGCTGGAACAATGTGTCAGCCTTGGGATCGATACGATCCTGACCAGCGGACAGAAAGATTCTGCATGGAATGGAAGAGAAATGTTGAAAGAGCTGGAAGAAAGAGCGAAAGGCAGGATCGAAATCCTTGCAGGAGCAGGAATCAATCCGGGGGTGATCAGTAAGCTGCATGAATATACCGGACTGAAAGCATTTCATATGTCGGGAAAGACTGTGAAAGAAAGTAGAATGGAGTTTAGAAGGCAGGGAGTTCCGATGGGGATGCCTGGCATAAGTGAATTTGAAATCTGGCAGACAGACGAAGAAGCAGTCCGGGAGGCTGTGAAAGTCTTAAAGAATATTTCCGGTCTTGACAAAAGGGATGAGATAGTCTAA
- the nagE gene encoding N-acetylglucosamine-specific PTS transporter subunit IIBC: MKFLQKLGKALMLPVACLPICGILMGIGYALCPETMQGGDITGVVQQIGFFLVKAGGALIDHMAILFAIGVGVGMADDNDGTAGVAALASWLMITNLLSTGTVSVIKTLEEGTTNFIAFSKIENPFIGILAGIIGALCYNKFKSAKLPDWLSFFSGKRCVAIIAGLVSIIASAILLFVWPVLFGALVALGKGIEGLGAVGAGIYAFFNRLLIPFGLHHALNNVFWFDTIGLGDLSHFWAGETSADVSWSLGMYMSGFFPCMMFGIPGAALAMVHTAKSNKKKAAIGLVSSAAIAAFVCGVTEPFEFGFMFLAPVLYLVYALLYGIFTVVTVLLGFRAGFSFSAGLTDLVFSASLPAAAKTWLIIPLGIAAFVVFYVVFRFAIVKFDLKTPGREDDDDNEAEKSAVLSNDDFTEVAKIILEGVGGKENVKSIDNCITRLRLEINDYTKVDEKKIKSAGVAGVIRPSKTAVQVIVGMKVQFVADEFKKLCK; the protein is encoded by the coding sequence ATGAAATTTTTACAGAAATTAGGTAAAGCTCTTATGCTGCCTGTTGCTTGTCTTCCTATCTGTGGTATCCTTATGGGTATCGGATATGCACTCTGCCCGGAAACAATGCAGGGTGGTGACATCACAGGTGTTGTTCAGCAGATTGGGTTCTTTCTTGTTAAAGCAGGTGGTGCCCTGATTGACCATATGGCAATTCTTTTTGCAATTGGTGTTGGTGTTGGTATGGCAGATGATAATGATGGTACAGCTGGTGTTGCAGCTCTTGCTTCCTGGCTGATGATCACAAACCTTCTGTCTACAGGAACAGTTTCAGTTATTAAGACACTGGAAGAGGGAACTACAAACTTTATCGCATTCAGCAAGATCGAGAACCCGTTCATCGGTATCCTTGCAGGTATCATCGGAGCTCTTTGCTATAACAAATTTAAGAGTGCGAAACTTCCTGACTGGCTGTCATTCTTCAGTGGAAAGCGTTGCGTAGCAATCATAGCCGGACTGGTTTCCATTATTGCATCTGCAATTCTTCTCTTTGTATGGCCTGTACTTTTCGGAGCACTGGTTGCACTTGGAAAAGGTATCGAAGGACTTGGAGCAGTTGGAGCTGGTATCTATGCATTCTTTAACAGACTGCTGATCCCATTCGGTCTGCATCACGCACTGAACAACGTATTCTGGTTCGATACAATCGGACTTGGAGACCTGTCTCACTTCTGGGCTGGAGAGACATCTGCTGATGTATCATGGAGCCTTGGAATGTACATGTCAGGATTCTTCCCATGTATGATGTTCGGTATCCCGGGAGCAGCTCTTGCAATGGTACATACAGCTAAGAGCAACAAGAAGAAAGCAGCAATCGGTCTTGTATCTTCAGCAGCAATCGCAGCATTTGTCTGCGGTGTTACAGAGCCATTCGAGTTCGGTTTCATGTTCCTTGCACCGGTACTGTACCTTGTATATGCATTACTCTATGGTATCTTTACAGTAGTTACAGTTCTGCTTGGATTCCGTGCCGGATTCAGTTTCTCAGCTGGTCTGACTGACCTGGTCTTCTCTGCTTCCCTTCCGGCAGCAGCTAAGACATGGCTGATCATTCCGCTTGGTATTGCAGCATTCGTAGTATTCTATGTAGTATTCCGTTTCGCAATCGTGAAATTCGACCTGAAGACACCTGGTCGTGAGGATGATGATGACAACGAAGCTGAGAAGTCAGCAGTTCTTTCTAACGATGACTTCACAGAAGTAGCTAAGATCATTCTTGAAGGTGTTGGCGGAAAAGAGAACGTTAAGTCTATCGATAACTGCATTACAAGACTTCGTCTTGAAATCAACGATTATACTAAGGTTGATGAGAAGAAGATTAAATCTGCCGGAGTAGCAGGTGTTATCCGTCCTTCCAAAACTGCAGTTCAGGTAATCGTTGGAATGAAAGTACAGTTCGTAGCTGATGAGTTCAAGAAACTCTGCAAATAA
- a CDS encoding PTS sugar transporter subunit IIA: MFGGLFKKKDNKMILGAPVKGKAVPLSEVNDPTFAEEMLGKGMAVIPAEGKIYAPADGEIGMVFDTLHAVSLVSEEGTEILIHVGLDTVKMNGEGFTGHVKAGDKVKKGDLLLEVDLDKVKAAGYDTITPMLVCNTMDYASVEGVTGKEVEAGDDAVIIEK, encoded by the coding sequence ATGTTTGGTGGACTTTTTAAGAAAAAGGATAATAAAATGATTCTTGGAGCTCCGGTAAAGGGAAAGGCAGTACCTCTTTCAGAGGTCAATGATCCGACTTTTGCAGAGGAGATGCTTGGAAAAGGAATGGCAGTCATTCCGGCAGAAGGAAAGATTTATGCTCCGGCAGATGGCGAGATCGGTATGGTATTTGATACACTCCATGCAGTCAGCCTTGTATCTGAAGAAGGGACAGAGATTCTGATCCATGTAGGTCTTGATACAGTCAAGATGAACGGAGAGGGATTTACAGGTCACGTAAAAGCAGGAGACAAGGTTAAGAAGGGAGATCTTCTCTTAGAGGTTGATCTTGATAAGGTAAAGGCTGCAGGATATGATACGATCACTCCGATGCTTGTCTGCAATACAATGGATTATGCATCAGTAGAAGGCGTGACCGGTAAAGAGGTAGAAGCCGGAGATGACGCAGTCATTATCGAAAAATAG
- the licT gene encoding BglG family transcription antiterminator LicT, with protein MTIEKVINNNIVSAFDETGREVVVMGRGIGFGSRPGAKIPEDKIEKIFRIESGSVADQFKELLAGVPLEHAKISSDIISYAKGALKLKLNQSIYVTLTDHINFALARCAKGINLENALLWEIKRFYPQEYELGKYAITQIKERLKVELPEDEAGFIALHFVNAEYGTNIRDALRFPNQMKEILEIVTRELGIKLDEGTLHYERFITHMKFLLQRVYRKELLPDEESDLADMISQKYPKEFACSKKVADYIEKTAECRLSGEEVMYLAIHIRRITMAEE; from the coding sequence ATGACGATAGAAAAAGTGATCAATAATAATATTGTTTCAGCTTTTGATGAGACGGGAAGAGAAGTCGTAGTCATGGGACGCGGGATCGGTTTTGGAAGCAGACCGGGAGCAAAGATCCCTGAAGATAAGATAGAAAAGATTTTCAGGATCGAAAGCGGAAGCGTGGCAGATCAGTTTAAAGAGCTGCTTGCCGGAGTCCCGTTGGAGCATGCAAAGATCTCGAGTGATATTATTTCTTATGCAAAAGGTGCATTGAAACTGAAGCTGAATCAGAGCATTTATGTGACGCTTACGGATCATATTAATTTTGCACTTGCGAGATGTGCAAAGGGGATCAACCTTGAAAATGCACTGTTGTGGGAGATCAAGAGGTTTTATCCTCAGGAGTATGAACTCGGAAAATATGCGATTACCCAGATCAAAGAGCGTCTGAAGGTAGAATTGCCGGAAGATGAGGCAGGGTTTATTGCACTTCATTTTGTGAATGCAGAGTATGGAACCAATATCCGGGATGCGTTGCGTTTCCCGAATCAGATGAAAGAAATTCTGGAGATCGTGACGAGGGAGCTTGGTATCAAGCTGGATGAAGGGACGCTTCATTATGAGCGGTTTATTACTCATATGAAATTTCTGCTTCAGAGAGTTTACAGGAAAGAGCTTCTGCCGGACGAAGAAAGTGATCTGGCGGACATGATCAGCCAAAAGTATCCGAAAGAATTTGCCTGCAGTAAGAAAGTAGCGGATTATATAGAAAAGACCGCAGAGTGCAGGTTATCCGGTGAAGAAGTGATGTATCTTGCAATCCACATACGAAGGATTACAATGGCAGAAGAATAA